The Aedes aegypti strain LVP_AGWG chromosome 3, AaegL5.0 Primary Assembly, whole genome shotgun sequence genome contains a region encoding:
- the LOC5575340 gene encoding general odorant-binding protein 56d, translating to MRINHPSRCKSIKVGWCTEVSLIINSLSSHRVYLRRQFSSRNAQLEQSSSLLPLFSMKHSGAIACCLLIAIVAVNAWPSYKRAEVRAHVRNCVKKTGIPGKNALKVLKGNFNDDSSEVKKFMKCMFQEVGFINEKDELLDNLLIAKIKENLEEDEADELIEKCSIVGDDINDTAFQIYKCYYENHDLPPDMLVR from the exons ATGCGAATCAACCACCCATCACGCTGCAAGTCTATAAAAGTAGGTTGGTGCACAGAAGTTTCGCTTATAATTAATTCACTTTCTTCGCACCGTGTGTATCTTCGACGTCAATTTTCCTCCCGGAACGCCCAACTTGAACAGAGTTCAAGTTTATTGCCATTGTTCTCAATGAAACACAGCGGAGCTATAGCATGCTGTTTGTTGATTGCTATCGTAGCAGTTAAT GCTTGGCCCAGCTATAAGAGGGCAGAGGTTCGTGCTCATGTTCGAAACTGTGTGAAGAAAACCGGAATACCTGGCAAGAATGCTCTGAAAGTGCTGAAGGGTAATTTCAACGATGATAGCTCTGAAGTCAAG AAATTTATGAAGTGCATGTTCCAAGAAGTTGGCTTCATAAATGAGAAAGATGAATTGCTGGATAATTTGTTGATTGCAAAGATAAAGGAAAATTTAGAAGAAGACGAAGCTGATGAGTTGATCGAGAAGTGCTCCATTGTTGGTGATGACATCAATGATACTGCATTCCAGATATATAAGTGCTATTATGAAAACCACGATTTACCTCCAGATATGTTGGTGCGATAA